In the genome of Pirellulales bacterium, the window CCGCTGGACGATTTCATCAAGCGCCGCTTTCCGACCGTCGCCAGCAAGACACAACCAGACGACCATTGGCAATGGCGTTGCCTGCTTGGCGAAGTCGCAGCTCTGGCAAGCAATTTTCATCGGCTCGGATACAACCATCGCGATTTGTATTGTTGCCACTTCTTTGTCAAGGAGCAGGCTCGCGGCCAGTTTCAGGTGAATCTCATTGATCTTCACCGCGTTGAGCATCGGCGACGCATGCGGCGGCGCTGGATTGTGAAAGACCTGGCGCAACTGGCCTATTCCGCTCCGACCGCTCACGTGAGTTGCGCCGATCGCATGGCGTTCTTCAAACGCTATCTTGGCGTCGCCAAGCTTGGCCCTGGCGAGAAGCGATTGGTGCGTCAGGTGCTCGCCAAACAAAAGTTGATGGAATGGCAGTTGGGAAGGCATCCATGAAGGTCGCGCTGGTCATTGAAGAATACGATCCATCGCGTGGCGGCGTTGAACAATGGACTTATCAGTTCGCGCGACAACTGACGAACTGGGGGCACGATATCCATGTGGTTGCTCGCCGCTTCGGCAACTGCTTTGACCACGACATCGAGCGCCATTACGTGCCGACGACGGCCACGCGACTTGGTTTCGCCAGCGCCGCCGCGGAGAAACTGCGTAACATGCGGATCGACGTAGTTCATGACACCGGCGCCGGCTGGCGCGCCCACGTGTTGCAGCCGCACGGCGGCTCGCGCACGGCGGCATTTCGGCAAAACCTCCTGCTGCTGCCGCGCTGGGCGCGGCCACTGAAAGAACAGGCCTGCCGCTGGCTTCCACGATATCGCGAGTTCGATCAACTCGTTTCCCGGCAATACGCCAACGATGGACGGTTGATCCTGGCGATCTCAAAAATGGTCGCTCACGATCTACAGCGCTGGCACGGGGTTTCGCGCGAACGTATTCGCATCGTTTACAATGGCGTCGATACAGTGCGCTTCTCGCCACTACACCGCGAACGACATCGCGAGCAAACTCGACAAGCCCACGGGATCGGCACGCATGAAACACTGCTGCTGATCGTCGCCCATAATCTGGCGCTCAAAGGCGTGCCCACGCTGCTGCGATCGGTCGCAGCGCTGGCGCGTGAAGGTGCGCCATTGCGATTGATCGTGGCTGGTGGCAAGCGTGTTGGGCCGTATCGACGTATGGCCGGGCGCTTGGGTGTCGGCGACCGCGTGGAGTTCATCGGCGCGGTGAGTGACCCGGTTCCCTTCTACGCGGCGGCCGACCTGTATGTCCAGCCGACGCTTTATGATCCGTGCAGCCTGGTGGCGCTCGAGGCGCTGGCCAGCGGATTGCCGGTGGTCACCAGTCGCTACAATGGCGCCGGCGAACTTATCAAGGAAGGCGAGCATGGATATGTCATCGGCGATCCGCTTGACGAGCGGGAACTTGCCGATGCGATCCGGCCGCTGTTGAACCAAGATCGCCGAGAGCTTATGAGCGCCGCCGCGAGAAAACTGGCGCTATCGCATACCTTCGAGCGAAATTGCCGCGAGATACTGAGCGTGTATCAAGAGGTGTCGCAGCTTCGCAGGCGGGCCGCTTAAAGTCGTTCGCTCGAGTGCGAAAGACTGTAATGCGTCAATCGTCCAATTCGCCGGGGCGATTCACCACCGCAATCGTGTTGACGACCTGCATGCCATCGGCCACGGCCAGGACAGCCTCTTGCGCCATCTGCTTGTGATAGTAGCTGGTTACCAAACCATGAATCCGCAGTTGATTGTCGCGCGCTTCCACTTTCAGGCGGCGTAAATTGCGAATCGGGCTGGTAGCCAAGGCCGAACTCGCGCGAGGCTGAGTTTGATTCGTCTGCGAATGCGACATAGGTTGCAACTCCCCAAATAGCGCCGCCGCGCGCGAATGATCGCGTCGACCAAGCGACAGGAACATAGTGCCCATGGCGCGCGCAGGTCAATCGCGACTTGCGCGGCGCCAACGATGATCAGAATGAAGTGCTAGCTGATGCGACCAGTCTTGCGCAAATAGGCAATGACTTCGTCGGCCGATTCTTCCGCTGACTTCTTCGAAGTCTCCACCACCAGCTCGGGCTTCACCGGCGCTTCGTAGGGATCGTCGATCCCCGTGAATCCCTTGATCTCGCCCGCGCGAGCCTTCTTATACATCCCCTTGGGATCACGCTGCTCGCAAACTTCGAGAGGAGCGTCGACGAACACTTCGACAAAATCTCCCTCGGGCATGCTTTGGCGAACGAAATCGCGATCACGGCGGTAAGGGCTGATGAACGCCGTCAGCGTGATGAGTCCGGCCTGGCAAAACAGGCCCGCGACCGCGCCAATACGGCGGATGTTCTCTTCGCGATCTTGCGCCGAGAACCCCAGTCCAAACCGCTTGGCGAACTCCTCGCCATGCCGCTCTTTGAGCATGCCGGGACCGGCATTGAGGCTGTGGCGGACATTGTCGCCGTCAAGCACATAGCTGTGCAAACCGAGTGCGTGCAGCTTGTGGTCGACCAAGTTGGAGATAGTGCTCTTTCCGCAGCCGCTGAGCCCTGTAAACCAGACCACGCAGCCTTTATGACGGTTGAGTTTCTCGCGTTCCTCGCGAGAGACACTGTGCTCATGCCAGACTACGTGTACTTTCTCGGTCATAATCCGACGGACTCCCAGGCAGAAATGCGGCAATTCTCAAACCAAAAATCATAGTGGGTCTGGCTCGCCGCGCAAAGGGCACAAATCGCGCCAATTGTCGCCTGGCCGAAGCAATTGGGCCATTACGTCGCACGGGTCGCCCTACCGAGTTGCCTGAGAATTGTTCGGCCGCTGCCGATCTCGAGCGCGGAGAATCGTGGGATAGAACTGCGTGAACACGTTGTCGTCGTTGCCGTTCTCGGCATGACAATCCCAACACATCGCCTGTGGCAACGGTTTCGCCGAGTCGACGAAACCTTGGGGCGTGATGAAGTTGTAGTAGCTCCAGCCGAGGTCAGCGCGATCGTAGTCTTTGACGGCCATCTCGATCCCGAGCAACTCGTCCTCAAAATATCCGCCACGCGCGATCGATGATTTTGCCTTGGGTTTGTAAACCTCCATCACGAACATCGTCTTGTCGGGGAAGTAGCCGGTGCGCGCGTATTCGCGGAACGCCTCTGGCTGCATGAACACATTGAGAAAGAGGCCCGGTCCCTCGCCGTGGTGCTCGTCGTTCACTTCGTAGCGCAGGCCGAGCGATGCGCCAACGAAAGTCCAGTCGTCGTAGTCCACAGGTCGCAGCAACGCGCCGTGTTGGTCATAGCGCGGCAACTCCATCGACTCCGACAAGTGTTCGGCTTTATCGGGGCCGTCGCTCTGTGGTTGCGCTGCATCAGCGCCGAAAAGCGCGCACGAGGCCAGGGCGATACCAAAGAAAACCAAGCACGTCGTCAACTTGGTGCGCAACATCGGTGACAACTCCTCGCGGGGCAACCGTCAATCGAGCCACATTGTCTGTGATGCCCGCGCCAATATCTAGCGCCATTTTTTGTACATTCCGCGCGGCGAGCCGATTGCTACGGCCGTGGCCCGAGTTGCGGATAGTTGCCGCCAGTCGAGACGCCAAACGCGGAGGAGTCGTCGTTGGAAAACTCCAGCGCCGGCGGCGGCGCCGAAGGGTTGCCATAGGTGTTGCGCGGCGGAGCGGAGACGAATGGCGCCGTGCCAGGAAGCTGCGCCGGCATGGAACGTCCCGGGATCGCCAGGTCCATTTGATGCGCGCCATCCACGTGTACACGGCTGGTCGAAGGCCAGAACGTGATCTTGCGACTCGTGCTGTATTGCGGTTTGTCCCAGACGTGCTCATAACGCGCGAGCACGGCATCGGCGCGACCGTCGCCTTCGAGAATGATCTGGTCTTTGGCTTGCTCGTATTTGATGTGGTTGCCAATGGCGCGAAACGACTGTTGATAGAAATTCACTCCATCCAGTTTGGCGTCGCCGCTGGCGTCCAACGCGACGCTGGTCGTGCCATCCGGAGCTTGAAGCCGCGCGACGGTCAGGCGGCTACTATCGAGCGTGCCGCAGTTCTGTGCTAGCGGCTTGCCGTCGGCGCCCACGCGGTCCAGATCGTCGCGACGAACCACGCCATCCCATGAAGTCACGGGGCCAAACACGGTGCGCACGCGATTACCGAACTCGGTGATGCGATCGTTCAGATTGCCGGTGACGCGCGTCAGAAACTCGACTTTGAGATACAAAAGCCGCTCTTCGCCGGGATTAACGGCGGCAAGGTCGGTCGATTGTCCTGGGGCGGTCGGCAGCTTCCATTGTCCTATGCGCACCGTTTCGAGCGAGCCGGGACCATCGCCGAAGATC includes:
- a CDS encoding glycosyltransferase family 4 protein, translated to MKVALVIEEYDPSRGGVEQWTYQFARQLTNWGHDIHVVARRFGNCFDHDIERHYVPTTATRLGFASAAAEKLRNMRIDVVHDTGAGWRAHVLQPHGGSRTAAFRQNLLLLPRWARPLKEQACRWLPRYREFDQLVSRQYANDGRLILAISKMVAHDLQRWHGVSRERIRIVYNGVDTVRFSPLHRERHREQTRQAHGIGTHETLLLIVAHNLALKGVPTLLRSVAALAREGAPLRLIVAGGKRVGPYRRMAGRLGVGDRVEFIGAVSDPVPFYAAADLYVQPTLYDPCSLVALEALASGLPVVTSRYNGAGELIKEGEHGYVIGDPLDERELADAIRPLLNQDRRELMSAAARKLALSHTFERNCREILSVYQEVSQLRRRAA
- a CDS encoding BON domain-containing protein, producing the protein MSHSQTNQTQPRASSALATSPIRNLRRLKVEARDNQLRIHGLVTSYYHKQMAQEAVLAVADGMQVVNTIAVVNRPGELDD
- the cysC gene encoding adenylyl-sulfate kinase → MTEKVHVVWHEHSVSREEREKLNRHKGCVVWFTGLSGCGKSTISNLVDHKLHALGLHSYVLDGDNVRHSLNAGPGMLKERHGEEFAKRFGLGFSAQDREENIRRIGAVAGLFCQAGLITLTAFISPYRRDRDFVRQSMPEGDFVEVFVDAPLEVCEQRDPKGMYKKARAGEIKGFTGIDDPYEAPVKPELVVETSKKSAEESADEVIAYLRKTGRIS
- a CDS encoding cytochrome P460 family protein, translating into MLRTKLTTCLVFFGIALASCALFGADAAQPQSDGPDKAEHLSESMELPRYDQHGALLRPVDYDDWTFVGASLGLRYEVNDEHHGEGPGLFLNVFMQPEAFREYARTGYFPDKTMFVMEVYKPKAKSSIARGGYFEDELLGIEMAVKDYDRADLGWSYYNFITPQGFVDSAKPLPQAMCWDCHAENGNDDNVFTQFYPTILRARDRQRPNNSQATR